Proteins from a genomic interval of Acidimicrobiales bacterium:
- a CDS encoding alpha/beta fold hydrolase, with product MAASVESPVSIDSRDTWTAYTFVDDPVMDDQFKHHLSMMLYGMTDLGECLEVARHIVADDMESWIGAWSAMAQRIQARAEAFDAKGNRASAASAYLRAATYWRAGLMHFGPPSDPREETCTKTSYHCYDRYLELSGYPGEYLEVPYEGSVLPAYFYRSPKASGPAPTLIFHQGRDAWPDDTRWVYDSAIERGIHCLALHGPGQGLAIRLHGHPFRHDWEQAITPALDRVLELDGVDPDRVGLMGASFGGYLAPRAAAFEKRLAFCIANPGVLDWGSSIKASFPPELLEQYEAGPEAFNAAMDMVMGISATHSWFIEDSMWKHGVANPYDLMKAFEACDLRPHADKIECPTLVMDGSQEAFSTGQARPLFDALTCSKDYLLFDDESTAQLHCQNGANATAAEFMFDWLEGVL from the coding sequence ATGGCCGCTTCCGTCGAGTCACCCGTGTCGATCGACTCGCGCGACACCTGGACCGCGTACACCTTCGTCGACGACCCGGTGATGGACGACCAGTTCAAGCACCACCTCAGCATGATGCTGTACGGCATGACCGACCTCGGGGAGTGCCTCGAGGTGGCCCGCCACATCGTGGCCGACGACATGGAGAGCTGGATCGGCGCCTGGTCGGCGATGGCCCAGCGCATCCAGGCCCGGGCCGAGGCGTTCGACGCCAAGGGCAACCGGGCCAGCGCCGCCTCGGCGTACCTCCGCGCCGCCACCTACTGGCGGGCGGGCCTGATGCACTTCGGCCCTCCGTCGGACCCGCGTGAGGAGACGTGCACGAAGACCAGCTACCACTGCTACGACCGGTACCTGGAGCTCTCCGGCTACCCGGGCGAGTACCTCGAGGTGCCCTACGAGGGCAGCGTCCTGCCCGCGTACTTCTACCGGTCGCCGAAGGCGAGCGGCCCCGCACCGACCTTGATCTTCCACCAGGGTCGCGACGCCTGGCCCGACGACACCCGCTGGGTCTACGACAGCGCGATCGAGCGGGGCATCCACTGCCTTGCCCTCCACGGGCCCGGCCAGGGCCTGGCCATCCGCCTCCACGGGCACCCGTTCCGCCACGACTGGGAGCAGGCCATCACCCCGGCCCTCGACCGGGTGCTGGAACTGGACGGCGTCGACCCCGACCGGGTCGGGCTGATGGGGGCGAGCTTCGGCGGCTACCTGGCCCCGCGCGCCGCGGCGTTCGAGAAGCGCCTGGCGTTCTGCATCGCCAACCCGGGCGTCCTCGACTGGGGGAGCTCGATCAAGGCGTCGTTCCCGCCCGAGCTGCTCGAGCAGTACGAGGCCGGGCCCGAGGCGTTCAACGCGGCCATGGACATGGTGATGGGCATCTCGGCCACCCACTCGTGGTTCATCGAGGACTCGATGTGGAAGCACGGGGTGGCGAACCCGTACGACCTCATGAAGGCGTTCGAGGCCTGCGACCTGCGGCCGCACGCGGACAAGATCGAGTGCCCGACCCTGGTCATGGACGGCTCCCAGGAGGCGTTCTCGACCGGCCAGGCCCGACCGCTCTTCGACGCGCTGACCTGCTCCAAGGACTACCTGCTCTTCGACGACGAGTCGACCGCGCAGCTCCACTGCCAGAACGGGGCCAACGCCACGGCCGCGGAATTCATGTTCGACTGGCTCGAAGGCGTGCTATGA
- a CDS encoding amidase translates to MTDLARIDGLAQAEMVRAGEISPLELLDATLRRIEAVNPEVNAVVATMEEEAHRVAAGELPDGPFRGVPFLLKDGGGAAYAGEVASGGSRYLADYVPQEDGEITRRYKAAGLVCCAKTNLSEFGMQPTTEPELHGPTRNPWDLTRMAGGSSGGAAAAVAARLAPMANGSDSGGSIRVPAACCGVFGLKPTRMRTSSPRRELGLSIRMGFLSEHALTISVRDSAALLDACAGGLPGDPFIAPAPRRPYLEEVGAEVEPLHIVFSTEAPSGVPLDPECVRAVLDAAELCEELGHHVEEKALRLDVARLAGAFGHISAVGTAWDMRNWERKIGKPIVQEDFEPGTWAAIERGRSVGTSADDLMDAQVTIQSICDEVAAFSEPYDVWLTPTVGSPALPLGMFKATPEEPNRAMTTSMKFLPFTMLQNMTGQPAMSVPLAWTDDGLPVGLQFVGRYGDEGLLFRLAAQLEEARPWADRIPPVNALDIP, encoded by the coding sequence GTGACCGATCTGGCGCGCATCGACGGCTTGGCGCAGGCCGAGATGGTCCGGGCGGGCGAGATCAGCCCGCTCGAGCTGCTGGACGCGACGCTGCGTCGCATCGAGGCGGTGAACCCCGAGGTCAACGCCGTCGTCGCCACGATGGAGGAGGAGGCCCACCGGGTCGCCGCGGGGGAGCTCCCCGACGGACCGTTCCGGGGGGTGCCCTTCCTGCTCAAGGACGGCGGCGGCGCCGCCTACGCGGGCGAGGTCGCCTCCGGCGGCAGCCGCTACCTGGCCGACTACGTGCCGCAGGAGGACGGCGAGATCACCCGTCGGTACAAGGCCGCCGGGCTGGTGTGCTGCGCCAAGACCAACCTCTCCGAGTTCGGCATGCAGCCGACCACCGAGCCCGAGCTCCACGGGCCGACCCGCAACCCCTGGGACCTGACCCGCATGGCCGGTGGGTCCAGCGGCGGCGCCGCCGCCGCCGTCGCGGCCCGCCTGGCCCCCATGGCCAACGGCAGCGACAGCGGTGGCTCCATCCGGGTCCCGGCGGCCTGCTGCGGCGTGTTCGGCCTGAAGCCCACGCGCATGCGCACGTCGTCGCCCCGCCGCGAGCTGGGCCTCTCGATCCGCATGGGCTTCCTCTCGGAGCACGCCCTGACGATCTCGGTCCGGGACTCGGCGGCGCTGCTCGACGCGTGCGCCGGCGGCCTCCCCGGCGATCCGTTCATCGCCCCCGCGCCGCGCCGGCCCTACCTCGAGGAGGTCGGGGCCGAGGTCGAGCCGCTGCACATCGTGTTCAGCACCGAGGCCCCGTCGGGGGTGCCCCTCGATCCCGAGTGCGTCCGCGCCGTCCTCGACGCCGCCGAGCTCTGCGAGGAGCTCGGCCACCACGTGGAGGAGAAGGCGCTCCGCCTGGACGTGGCCCGGCTCGCCGGCGCCTTCGGGCACATCTCCGCCGTCGGCACCGCCTGGGACATGCGCAACTGGGAGCGCAAGATCGGCAAGCCGATCGTCCAGGAGGACTTCGAGCCCGGCACGTGGGCGGCCATCGAGCGGGGCCGCTCGGTCGGTACGTCGGCCGACGACCTCATGGACGCCCAGGTCACCATCCAGTCGATCTGCGACGAGGTGGCCGCCTTCTCCGAGCCCTACGACGTCTGGCTGACCCCGACGGTGGGCTCACCGGCCCTGCCGCTCGGGATGTTCAAGGCCACCCCCGAGGAGCCCAACCGGGCGATGACGACGTCGATGAAGTTCCTGCCGTTCACCATGTTGCAGAACATGACGGGCCAGCCGGCCATGTCGGTCCCGCTGGCATGGACCGACGACGGCCTCCCGGTCGGCCTGCAGTTCGTCGGCCGCTACGGCGACGAGGGCCTGCTGTTCCGCCTCGCCGCGCAGCTCGAGGAGGCCCGGCCCTGGGCCGACCGGATCCCGCCCGTCAACGCCCTCGACATCCCCTAG